The sequence below is a genomic window from Lolium perenne isolate Kyuss_39 chromosome 4, Kyuss_2.0, whole genome shotgun sequence.
ACAGTAAGAAAATATAGTCACAAAGAAAGCACGTTGTCAGTGCATCAAAATATAGTTATGGAACAACTTGTGCTCAATCCAAGTCAAGTGTTGACTAGTATGCTTTATTCAACTTTAGATGGAACTTAAAGGAGTTATCTGTTATGGCAAGATATGTAATGGCAATTGGCACACACGACACGAAGGGTAACTGCACCCTAAATAAGTTGACGCTTCATATTAAATGGCATTTCAGAAACCAGAAAGCAGATATGACATGTACAGTGTATAAATGTGCTCCAATTCAGACAATGAAACTGTATTTCTTTTGCAAAGTAGATGAAACTAAAACTGTGACTATATTTCATAATACAATGTTATGTACAATAGAAGTTCATCAACTACTTTGGATGAAGTATCAAAGATATCAAGAGTCTGCAATACTGTTCAAGTTAAGCTAGCAGTGATGACAATTAAGATCAAAGTTCATCACAACGAACACGTAGCAGGAAGCAAAGCACCAAACAGCGCCAATCAATAAAACTATGTGCCCTTTTAGCAGTGCAAAGAGCAAGTTAAGGAAGAATCAGTATGTTGGTAAACTTACATTTGCGTTGTGGTCCAATAAAATCTTCATAGAACGATCATCAGATTCGGCCGCCACGATATGAAGTGGTGTCCCACAACAATTTACAGGGTCAGGGTAAGCACCTCTTTCAAGCAATTGTCTGACGATTTTATAACATCCTGCATAAATGAAATAATCCAGGTTGTTATTAGTCCCTCTTGTTCGATATAACTGACACTTAAGTCTTCTCCTCAGTTTTCCACTTGTATCTATGTAGTTAGACAGGCTCAAACTGAAGATAGAAGAGATGCCTTGATAGAGGGAGACCTAATCCAGCAGCACAATGCAGGGGGGCAAACCCATCGTAGCTGGTTTTGTCTTGATTTGCACCCTGATCAAGAAGATACTTGGCAGTGTTCACTCTCTCAAAGTATATTGCCTGAATCAGAGGTGTTTTACCTGTCAAGCACGCAGATAATGAAGCTTATTAGGCAATTCATTCTCGGGTTTAGCAAAGAGATCTATTTTTGTTGAAGCATCTTCATCTAACACTGCACAAAGAAAAAAGATTCATACCATCCTTCATCAAGAAAATATACAGACATATCTACCCGAGGTGGTGCATAGAGTAGAGCGCAGAAGTGTGTGAGACTACATTAGACACATATATGCTGCCACAGGCGATGAAATTTTGTGCAATTCAATTGTTCCAGCCACATATGACGATAGCCATGTGTGTGTTCAATTCTGAGACATCCTCTCATAGGAACTAATCCAGAATTACAGATAATATTTCACAACTGATCTCTGGATTGTTCGATACAAAGTTACATGCTTTATGGTTGAGCACAGAAGGTGTGAGAAATTAATGATGCCCAACGCAAAGGTATGCCGTTATGTTGTGTACATGTTTGGAAGTTCACACGCAAGCAGAATCATATACGGAGTATAACTCCAACAATGGAATGTTACTATGTGAATTTTGTCTAGAAGGGAAAAGAAATTGACCTCCGTGGTCGAGGGCGTCCACCTCGACCCGCAACACCTCGACCAGGTAGCGGCACATCTCCAGATTCCCGTTGCCGGCGGCAAGGTGCAGCGCCCCGAGTCCCCTCATATACGCGTCGCCTTCGATCCTCACCCCCTCCACGGTATCCTTGAGGCAGCCCCTGCCCTTATCCAGCGCCCTCGCCAGCCCTGCGACCAAGAAGGATCGGGGTCAGCGAAAGCGACCAGGAACGAAGCCTGGATTGGGAGAAAGCGAGGCGCATACTGGTAAAGGAGCGGATGTCGCCGTTGATCGCCGCCTGGAGGAGCATGGTCCGCGTCTTGTCGCCGGCTGCGGCGCGGCGTGGGTGAGCAGCAGAGTTATTCGTTGGTGCGTTAGGGACGACGCGAGGAGGGAGGTGGCGAGATGCTTACCGGAGAAGGTGGGAGACGCGGGGAAGcggggcggaggcggtggcggcgccATGGGGGTGGTtgagaacgtggtagggtttttggAGTAGGTGGAGAGGACGGGGGTTCGGGGCGGAAGGAAGAGGCGAACGCGCGAAGGGCGAAGACGCTGGCGAGCAATTAATGGAACTGTCTAATTGGAATGTGAAATTTTGCATGGATGTAGAGCATGATTTCACCAAAAGAATTAGCTCTGCAAATTGAGTATAGTTTGTAAGAAGTTTGTAGGTACAATTTTTAAAATAATTCTCACAAGAGTGCTTGACATCTTTTTATTGAGAGGAGCAACGATATCTAGTTTTGCCATTTCTTAAAAACACAAACTAAGATATTTTTCGGATTTGCCTGACTTTTATTTTCTGAATCGACTCATTAGTCATTGGATTTTCCTTTTGATTCGTGAATATGACAGTGGCACATTTCGCTAGCTACAAGTAGGCTGCAATTGAGATTTTCTTAGTTGCAAGTGGGTTGCGCATGTGTAACTCAGAATATTCTAATTACAAGTGGGTTgtaatttagaaaaaaatatcCACACTATTAAATTTGCTTTAAGATTCGTGTTTGCCTATGAGTTGCACATGAGTACAGCTAGGTTGTAACTGAGACTTGATGACGTCAGGTGATTGAGATTTAGTTAAGTCTAAGTCGTGTGAGATTAGATGTGTCCTATATTTTTAACCTTTCCTCCAAAATACGAGTTGTATTCGACGCATCTTCAATACATCatatcttcaaaaaaaaaaaaggttatGTGAATTTCACTTCCTTGTGTGTACTTCCCATGGTACTATGTTTGTACTTCTTATATTGCTAGTGGACTATCTGGTGCTTCCTACTGGTCATGGTCATCTTCTTAAATATTATCATACTCTTTCATCTGGAGAGCATCTTCATCACATGTACCATCATGTGCATCATATTTCACATCTTCCAAACCATCCTCTTCAGCTTCTGAGTGAGCTAAATCATTTATGTCTTGCTGTTGCCTTTGAGGAGGAACACCCACCGGAATTGACTTCGGAACTTTATCTGTTGTCTTCACTATATCCTCAATTGTTTGGTCTCGAACAAACACAACATCACAGCTTATCACAACCTTGGTTGCTATTGGATCATACAACTTGTAGTTGAACCGATCGCCTCTATATCAAAGAAATATGCATTGTTGTGTCTTTGCATCAAGCTTTGACCTTTCATCTTGATGGGTATGAACAAAGGCCTTACACCCGAAATTTTTTAGGTGCTCATATTAGATGTCCTTGACATAAAATACCTTTTTTTGGAACATCTCCTTGTAATGTATAACTTGGTAAGATATTAATAAGAGAAACTACAGCCAACAAAGCTTCACCCCAGTAATGTTCGATAGCTTCGCACTTGACAGCAAGCATCTAACTCTCTAAAAAATTGGCATGTTCATCCTCTCACCAAGACCATTCAGTTGTGGTGTCTTCGGAGGAGTAAATTGGTGCATAATTTCCTGCTCCTTGCAATAGGCATCAAATGGGCCAATATACTCTCCCCTATTATGAGCGCCAAGGCACTTGATCTTATTCTCAATTTCTTTCTCAACTGACACTTGGAATTGCTTAAATACACTTAGTACCTTTGGTCTTCAATACATAGACCCAAACCTTCCTAGAAAAGTAATCAATAAATGTGAAAAAGTAATTTTCTCCACCCATTGACCTCACCAACATTTTGCAAACATTGGAACGTACCAAGTCCAAAACTTCGGGCTTTTTGTGAGAATGCTGGCTCTTGAATGCAACTATGTGTTGCTTCCCCGCGAGACAGTATGAATATTCCTTGATGTGACCACGTCTCACATCTTTCACCAAAATTTTCTTCACTACCACCGTCATTCCCTTCTCACTCAGTTTCCCAAATCTCTCGCGCCACAAAGCATACGCATCTTCTTTCTACAACACATTGACACAAGCAGTAGAAAGCTTAGCATGGATATGATACAAAACTGAAACCATGTTACCTTTAGCAAGAAGCCGATTTCCTTTATTGAGGTTGTATTTGTGCATTTTCAAATATGTTCAAGTACCCACCTCCATCAAGCAATCCAACTAAGATAATGTTGAGCCGTAGGACTCAACATGCCTCACCGACTTGAGGACTAGTGTCGTACCATTTTTAGTCTCCAAGTGCACATATCCTCTTCCAAATTTGTGCTTTATCATTGTTTCCCATCTTCACAACACTAAAATCACCTGGCGTATAGTTTGTGAAGATCTCTCTACGAGATGTAGCATGTATGGTAGCACCGATGTGCGGTATCAAAGTCATCTCATCACCATCTCCAAGGTTGATGGTATCATTAGAAACTACAGTGATCCTCTCCTCAACAGTGGAACCACTGCCATCATGTTCTTCATATATGAGAAACATGATCTCCTCTACTACAGTAATTCTTCCCTCACTGTCACTGTCATTTTGTCCTTGAACCTTCttatttttttccttttgttTTATCCTTCATCCATTGTTCACATTTCCACTTGATGTGGAGCTTCTCATGACAGTGATGGCACAAAAAAATCATCATACTTCAGTTTCAAAGAGAAAAAAATCAGCATACTTGCCTTTTAATTTGCTTTTACTTCTTCCTTCACCCTTACTCGGACCTCTACTCTTGCTTCTCTTTGTGGCTGAGTCATTAACACCTCTGAGTGTGACGAAGAGTTGTCCATATCAACAATTTTTTTGGACTGTTCATTTAGTATCTAGGTATTCACAAGGTTCCAAGTGATTACGCCATTAGGTGTTGAATTGCGCACGGTGACCTTAACTGTCCGGCAATGAGAAAAGTAGCAGCAAGACAGCTGATTTATAATGCACTAAAATCATTCACATGGTCTTCAATTGGAGTGCCCTCCTTGTACCTCAAACACATCAATTTTTTTATCAAGAGCATCTTGTTGGTACCTTCTTTGCAAGTATACAACTCCCCCAAGTTTTGCCATAAGGTATGCGCATGTGTATCATCAATGATACGGTTTAAAAAATTGTCATCGACCCACTCTCACCCACACGCATCAATTTTTTTTATCAAGAGCATCTTGTTTGTACCTTCTTTGCAAGTATACAACTCCTCCAAGTTTTGCCATAAGGTATGCGCATGTGTATCATCAGTGATATGGTTTAAAACATTGTCATCGACCCACTCTCGTATGAACCCACACGCTTGTAGATGAAGTACATCTCACTGATCTTGCTTCATGCCCTCAGGCATCTCAGTGGAAAACACCAGCTTCCAGCATTctttctcatacagtaattccttCATCTTGGTCTTCCAAGCTAGGTAATTTGTACTATTAAATGATATCATTATGTTCGTATTCACTTCCATTCTTTTACACAAGCAAATGCACTAAGACCAAAAAAAAAGTTGCTCTGAAACTTGAGTAAAAGCTGAACCTCAGTCGTGATACCACTTTGTTGTGGGCGACGGCACAACGGAGAGGATGATAGACAACCTCACACCCCCACTATGCATGCGTGAAATAGGTAAACTTAGAGGATAGCTTCAACCAATACATATCAACAGAAAAATAAATACAAGCACACGCACAAGTTACACCAAGATTTACGTGGAAAACCTCCTCCACGTGAGGAGGGAAAAACTACGGGTGTGGACCAACCAATACATGCAAGTTTCACTATGAGCAACCTGGGTGCATAGTCTTCTCTAGAACATATAGAGATTACAACATACCTCACCTCGTTGCTCatcggcaacaacaacaacaacaacaacaacaacaacaacaaccacaacaggcAAGATACAACAAAGGTGAGATATAAGAGCTTATGTCCCCTTCGACAATCAGCAAAACTGCTCCTAAACCGCAGATCCAACCATCACCATATTTGGTAGACAAGAAGACATATGAGTCCCCAACATACTAACTAAAAATCAGCTTAATTAGACACCGTTTGCATGCCCGAACTTTGTATCCCAAAACTGCTCTATGATGAAACTACAGCAGTCCGAACTAACGTAACCACTCCCAAGTTTGATTCTCCACTGTCCCTAATCTCAACAAGTTAACAAGATCGAAGTACTTAAAGTAAGGAACAAGCTCACCGAGTTTAGAACCAATCCAAGAACGTTTGAGCCTCCAACACCAGCTTGAAGGCAGACCGATCAGTTTTCAGAAATCTGGACAGAAATCAACTCTCTTTCTTCCACTATTCTCATTTGGTTGTGGTGTTTTAGTGTGTTCTCTCACCCTTTCGGAGCAGCAATCATGTTCTAGCATGCACTCTTTccctctctcacacacacaccaAGGGTGGCTAGGTTTGATCCTTTCTACCTCTTAAAGAGGCAGCTCAACTGTTGGATGTGAATCTCGGTCAACAGTTGATACTTGTTAGACTTTCTAGACTAGTATTGGGCTGCCAACACACCTCCATGGCCCAACATTATCTTAGGTTGGTTTACTACTTATATGATTTCTCCTATTATCCTCTACGCACTTGGCTACCTAGGGTTTCACGCTTGGCTAGAAGGCATAATTAGCCCATCTTTTTTTTCCGAACCATACAGGAGAACTGCATGTATCATATTAAGTACATATGAAGCCCCAAAGGGCAAGAGTATATGACCAAAAGTATAGATTAATCAGACAGAAGAAACAACAACCCAACGACCGAAGCTCTATACAGGTAGAACAAACCCAAGACAGAAAAGACTCGCCAACACTAAACCAACGACTACACTACAGAGCTCTATCTTGTACTGGATGTAAGTATGAAATGACCTCCGCTTGCCATTTCCCAGCATTTTGCGTCAATTTTGATTTGATTGATTAAAAATTGCATTGGTCTCTATATTCGTTTTTGAACACACGTCCGTTTCTTTCACGCCAAATCGCCCAAGCTGAGATCTAGGCTTACATGGCTCAGTCAAGAAGATGCTAATACGAATTATTTTCATATACATGCAAGTCATAGGAGAAGAAAGAATTTCATTGGTAGCTTGAAGGATGGGCATCAGGTCGTCTCTTTGCAAAAGGATATTGAGGACACCATTTACCAACATTACAAGCAGTGTCTTGGCATACCCATGGAGAGACCATTCAAATTGGAtctggattttttttgaattttaattgGATCTGGATTATATCGGCATGAATCACTATGATCTGGTCAATCTAGAAAATGAATTCTCGGAGGAAGAAATATGAGAAGCTATTAAGCACTCACCCAAGGAATTCTGCTGAACTGTTTAATAAATGAAAAGGTCGTGTGCATCACATTGATGCAGAGGCTTGGCGATgccccttttcgaaaaaaaaaagcaCTCACCCAAGGAGAAAGCCCTGGGTCCTGATGTTGACTTTATTTCAGTGCAACTCTTAGAGATACATCATACTACCTATGTTCACGTTTAATTGACGCGAGGAATGTACATGCATAAGCTATTTTCTCTGCACAACTAGCGTCGATTTAAaccgaacggagggagtacttacaATAAAATTTTGAGCCCCATTGAAAGTTTGGAACTTTGGGCAAGGACACTCTGTCACACAAGGAGAAAGCCCCGGGTCGTGATGGATATATCATGGCGTTTTATCACAAATTAGCCCATGTTGACTTTATTTCAGTGCAACTCTTATTTTTAATCTAGAGATACATCATCGTAGTACAGTAAATTTTCGAGCCCCATAGGAATTTTCCGGGGCAAGGACGTCAGACCGGGTGATTCTATTTCTTGCACTGAGGAAGGGGAGCGCCGCAGAGGCACTTGTTGTGCTGGAAGTTGTAGAGATCAAAGGTCGCCATCCTCCAGCCGGTGGGCAGCGCGCCGCAGAGCCGGTTGTAGCTGACGTTGAAGAACTGCAGGTTGGTCAGGTTCGCCACCTGCGCCGGGACGCCGCCACTGATGGCGTTGTGGCTGACGTCGACGAAGTCGAGCTGCTCGGGAAACACCACGGCCGACAGGTCAAATTCGAAGGCGTTGCGAGACAGGTCGACGTACTGCAGTTCCTTCCCCGGGCCGAAGAGGCCCGACGCGTCGCCGGCCAGGGCGTTGCGCGACAGGTCGAGGTGCGCGAAGTTCACGGCGGCGAACTCGGCCGGGATGGGGCCCGTGAGGTTGTTGTGCGAGAGCCAGAGGTATACCTGGTCCGCCGACTTGCTGAGGAGCATCGGGACGGTGCCGGCGAGGCGGTTGCGGCTGAGGTTGATGCCGGACAGGTTTGGGATGGTCCCCAGCGACGCCGGGATGGCGCCGGTGAGCGAGTTGAAGGAGAGGTCCAGGAAGGTGAGCTTCTTGAGCGCGCCCAGGAAGGACGGCACGGGGCCCGACACGGCGGTCCAGGAGATGGTGAGGCTGGAGAGGTTGGAGAGCTTGGCGATGGCCGGCGGTATGGGGCCCGACAGCGCCGGGAGGTGGTGCAGCACGAGGTTCTGGAGGTGGGGGAGGCCGGCGAGGGCGCTGGGGATGGTGCCCGTGAGGTTGGCGTCCTGGAAGACGGCGAGGCCAACGACGCGGCCGGTGAAGAGGTCGCAGGTCACGTCGTACCAGTCGCAGCAGGGGTTGTCGGGCGTCCACGATGCGAAGTGGTAGGGCTCCCCGAGGGCGGCCTTGATGGCGAGCAGCGCCGACTTGTCCCCCGGGTGGCAGTCCTTGTGCGTAGGGTCGGGAGAGGGCTCGGCATTGGCCGCGCCGGCGAGCAGCGAGCAGAGCAAGATGATGAGCAGAGCTGGCGAGTGAGACGCGCACATTCTCATGCTGTGGGCTGTGGTTTTCATGTCAGTCAACTCCGGTGTGCTGCGTCCCCCGACTCGATCCACATGTATATATATGCAGTGATGAATTAGCGCACTTGGGCCTACTAAGCTTTAAAGCTATTGGAATGGTATCTAACTAGTCAGAGAAAAGGTGAAGACCAACCATGGATCCAGACGAGCTGAGGAGGATAAGATGCATGATACAGCCACATGCTGAAATATCTGTTTGGCGAATTGGCACCGACTGGACGACTGGTCCTGTATTTGCTGACTAGGACATACGGATTTATCGAAacggcagatccacccgacatgcCGTTATTAGAGAcccggacgtcgtcatcaacaagaAAACAACTCTGCCCCCGGTGCATGCATGTACGTACATGTGTGACAGGGAAAGTCTCCAGCAGGATGCTTACTAAAACTGTGAATTCTGTAGTGGTGGAACCTTGTTGCTTCAACGATTCTAGTCAGTGGGTCACTCAGACATACTAGCTCCTTGTCCAATTTTCCATCACAAATTTACTTGGAAGAAAGTATGATTATTGCATATCTAAAAAATCATGAATTGTCTATTAAGCCCActatttttaaccaacttactcaGAGTGAGGGGACTAATTTTGGAACCTGAGAAGTTCAGCTCGAATGAGTTTGTCATATTGTCTGATATTTTGGATGCCGGCCCACCCCAACTTCAATATAGAAATTTGATCCCTCACATTTTGTAGTATCATGTTGGTGAAAACTGTAAGATTTCTATATTATTGAACTCCTTTTCATGATCAATCTAATAATGAATTACGCATTAGCCTCAGTTACGGCGTTACGCTCCCCCAAGAGTGAGAGAGGCGATcgaaaacccatctagggttcccATCCCTCTCGCCGGCGACGCCGCCAATCCTGTCGTGGCAGTTTTTCTTCGTTGGCAATGGTTGTTGCCATGGCGTGCCAGTCCTTTGGAATTTTAACATGATGACTTTCCGTCTGTACACTACATTGATAAGTTTTTCCCGGCTCCAGTTATGGAGGAACGGGGATAGTGGTACGCCATTGGATGGTGCTAGAGTCTATAGGTGTTGCTAGGTGTTCCATTAACCTATTTGTATTTTTTATTACTTTCCAAACTCTTTATAATATTGTTGTTGATAATTAATAGATCGGTCATCCTTTTAGGAAAAAATTAAGCATTAGCAGAAAAGTTTAACTAGCTCACCATTACACTTTCTAATTAAAATGACATCCACTATTTCGAGTGAATAACATAAATCCACCGCAATTGAGGAAAAAATACCATATTAATTTTTTTCTTCAGAAAACACTAAGCAACAGTTGTTTATTTCTAACAGGGCAGGCCCACACGTCAGGAGTGATTGGAAGCACACATGGACTATTTGGTGAGATGGACGTCGGTCCCACCAGCCGAACTCCCAACAAAGCATTTTTGAATTATTTTAATAATACTTCAGTTTCTCAAAATATCACGGTTTTAAATATTTTAATGTGTATGGTTGCTGCGGTATTAATACTTTAGTATCCGCAAAACGTGCTAGTTTTTTAGTACTGAGAAACAACTCCATACCTCTTTTTTTTTCAAAACTAAAATATTGCTAGCCCAAGCATTTTTTTAAACTGGAAACATTTCGTTCCATTAACCAAACGGTCCAGCCAAATCGCTGGAGACCAATTCATGGGTGAAGGTTGGAGCATAGCCCGGCCAACCTCGACTTGGGGCTGAAGCACCATTTTCGACCCATAACACACAAGATAGTCTGCGACTTTAGTACAGGGTGAAGGTTGGAGCATAGGCCGGCCAAACGACTTGGGGCCCAAGCATTTAGATATTATGGTTTTGTAATATTTTTGTTTAGAAAACACTGAAACAGTGTTTTTTTAATAGTAATTAATATAATAATAATATGATGCTTTTACGCTATTGGCTCTACTGTTTCTGAATGGAGGTTCTAAATTTCTGAAATTGAATTCGCCGTACAAAAGAAAAAAATGTAACATGTGAGATAATCTAGTACTCTTTACCAAAGTCCATGAGAACACGGCTCGTTTCCGATCAGGCTGGGGAGTGGGGACAGGATAGATTCAGTTCCGTTTAGCGCGTATTCATGTGTATGTCGTACCCAACTCGATCCCAACACCCAAGTACAGTACGATCCAAATCACGCAGCCAGCAACGATGGAATCGCCGTCACCGTGGTCCGACGAGTTCCTTGGTCTCGCCATAGACGGCCTCCACGCGCTGTGCCGTGCCTGGGGCTCGGCTTCCTCCCCGCCGTGGTCCGACCTCCCGCACGAACTTCTAGGCCTCGTCCTCGCCGGCCTTCATCACCCGGCCGACCGCGTTCGCTTCCGCTCGGTGTGCCGTTCCTGGTACTCTGCTCCCTCTCCGCCGCAGCTACCATGGATCGACCCAGTATGCCGCTCCTGGTACACGGTTTCCTCACGAAGGCAGCAATCGTCCGTCCAATCGGTGTGTCGTTTGATGGAGACGCCCGACACTCCGGCGGATGTATCGTGGCTCTGCATCTGCCGCTCGATTTTCTCCCCGCGGCGGCGGCCGTGGATCGTGCTCCCGGGCGGCTTCTTCCTTGACGAGATGGCTCTCAAATTTTCCGACTGCGGCCCGCACCCTACCGCCTCCTTTCCTGAGAACTTGAGATGCATCGGCTCAACCAACAGCTGGCTCGCTCTGGATTCCGTGGATGACGAGAAAAGGCATAACTACTTCCTGCACAACCCCTTCTCTAAGGCAACCGTGTC
It includes:
- the LOC127294711 gene encoding uncharacterized protein translates to MKTTAHSMRMCASHSPALLIILLCSLLAGAANAEPSPDPTHKDCHPGDKSALLAIKAALGEPYHFASWTPDNPCCDWYDVTCDLFTGRVVGLAVFQDANLTGTIPSALAGLPHLQNLVLHHLPALSGPIPPAIAKLSNLSSLTISWTAVSGPVPSFLGALKKLTFLDLSFNSLTGAIPASLGTIPNLSGINLSRNRLAGTVPMLLSKSADQVYLWLSHNNLTGPIPAEFAAVNFAHLDLSRNALAGDASGLFGPGKELQYVDLSRNAFEFDLSAVVFPEQLDFVDVSHNAISGGVPAQVANLTNLQFFNVSYNRLCGALPTGWRMATFDLYNFQHNKCLCGAPLPQCKK